In Methanofastidiosum sp., the following proteins share a genomic window:
- a CDS encoding AI-2E family transporter, with amino-acid sequence MDKIAYVKITISIIILLMGVYLVYPIIPGLIGGFVFAYTFSPVYNRIFNRTKRKSLSAIFTTLFISAPILVTLLYVFYKALAELDAVNEILRTHSYISIINIFGIHIEDSPFYGFITQTFPQIVNISELFSKTMGQLPLTLLNMAILFLALYYFLDERESIEGFIHKIIPPSYYKDMLEILQPTKSVINGLIYGNIMSAMITGLLAIIGFALLGVPYSFLLGLLVGLASFLPVIGPWTVFVPLGVYYLFLGEYLRGGILLIYGVAVLGLLYDLYIYPRFCEKDSQLHPFIILIGLFGGLYMLGPIGLLYGPIIIGLLKGVAEGVIKETTQKRRFFRL; translated from the coding sequence ATGGATAAAATTGCGTACGTCAAGATTACAATCTCTATAATTATCCTTCTTATGGGGGTCTATTTGGTATACCCAATAATTCCCGGCCTTATTGGTGGATTTGTATTTGCATATACCTTCTCTCCCGTATACAATAGAATTTTTAATAGAACAAAAAGGAAAAGTCTATCTGCAATATTTACAACTCTTTTCATATCTGCCCCAATACTTGTCACTTTGCTCTATGTATTCTATAAGGCGCTAGCTGAACTTGACGCTGTGAATGAAATACTAAGAACCCATTCCTACATCTCAATTATCAACATTTTTGGGATACACATAGAAGATTCCCCTTTTTATGGATTTATTACTCAAACCTTTCCACAGATAGTTAATATATCAGAATTATTCTCAAAAACAATGGGGCAATTACCTTTGACTTTATTGAACATGGCCATCTTATTCCTCGCCCTTTATTACTTCTTGGATGAAAGAGAATCAATTGAAGGCTTTATCCACAAAATAATTCCTCCCTCATATTACAAAGATATGCTTGAAATACTTCAACCTACAAAAAGTGTAATTAATGGCCTTATATACGGAAACATAATGAGCGCCATGATAACTGGATTACTAGCTATTATTGGATTTGCCCTTTTAGGGGTACCTTACTCATTTCTATTGGGACTTTTGGTAGGTCTAGCTTCGTTTCTTCCCGTTATAGGCCCTTGGACAGTTTTTGTACCCTTGGGAGTTTACTACCTTTTTTTAGGAGAATATCTTAGAGGGGGCATACTGCTTATCTATGGGGTAGCGGTCCTCGGACTGCTATACGACCTTTATATATATCCAAGGTTTTGTGAAAAAGACTCACAACTACATCCTTTCATAATTCTTATAGGATTATTTGGGGGATTGTACATGCTTGGTCCAATAGGCCTACTTTACGGACCTATTATCATTGGACTACTTAAAGGCGTGGCAGAAGGAGTTATCAAAGAGACTACACAAAAAAGAAGATTCTTTAGGTTATGA